The Cryobacterium sp. SO1 genomic sequence GACGCCGTGGCGCTGACCGGAACTCCGGCAGACCCGTCCGGGGGCGCTCTGCCCCTCAGCAGCTCGCCCGACGGCGGCTTGCCCGGCAGCACCGCCGACGAGCACCTGCGCGCCGCGATGCACCAGCCTCAGCTGCGGCGGCTGGCCGGAGCCGCCGCCCGGCGCACCCGGCGCACCCGGATCCGCCTGGCCCTGGCCGGCACCGCCGCCGCCGCCGTTCTCCTGCTGGGCGGCGCTCTGCTCGGCGCCGCGCTGACCGCGCCCTCGACGCTTCAGGCGGGGCCGGCCGCATCCGCGCCGCCGGCATCAACACCGACGGATTCAGCACCGACGGATTCAGCACCGACGGATTCGACGCCGACGGCGACCCGGGTCGTGGCCATGGAGCCCGTGCAGGCCGGCGCGCTCACCGCCGACCTCTCCATCACCGACACCGACTGGGGCACCCGGTTCGACTGGTCGTGTGTGTACCTGAACGAGCTGTGGAAGTACAACAGCCCCCAGAACTACGACATGGTGATGACCGATCTGGCCGGCACTTCCACCGTGCTCGCGACCTGGACGGCGACCAGCCCGAGCACCGAGAACCTCGCCGCGTCCACCGATCTGCCGCTGGATCAGATCCGGAGCGTGGAGATCCGGGCGAGCTCCAGCGGCACACCGCTGGCCCACAGCGACCTCTAGCAGAGCCACCCTCAGCCAGGCAGCGGCCGCAGTTCCCGGCTCGCCTCGGCGCGCACCGCGGCCGACACGGCATCCAGCAGCGGCGACGACAGGTTCCAGCGCTGCCAGTAGAGCGGCACGTCCACCGGATGCGCCGCCGCGAGCTCCACCAGGGAGCCGTCGGCAATCTCGGCCAGGCACTGCTGTTCGGGCAACACGCCCCAGCCCAGACCGAGCAGCACGGCGCGGGCGAAGTCGTGGGAGGTGGGGATGAAGTGGCGGGGCGCCTCGCCGGGCCGTCCGGCGTGGGCGCGCAGGAAGGCATCCTGCAGGTCGTCGTTGCGGTCGAAGGTCACCACGGGCGCCGCCGACAGCGCGTCGAGCCCGGTCGGGAGCCAGCGCCGCACGAAGGCCGGCGTCGCCACGGCGCGGTAACGCATCCGGCCCAGCGGCTCGGTCACACGGCCCTGGATGGAGTCGCGGTTGGAGGTGACCGCGGCCATGACGGCGCCGGAGCGCAGCAGCGAGATGGTGTGCTCCTGGTCTTCGCGGTGCAGATCGAAGGTGAGGTCCAGGTCGGCGGCCACCCCGGCGAGGGCGCCGAGGAACCAGGTGGCCAGGCTGTCGGCGTTCACGGCGAGGGAGATCAGCACCGGCCGGTCGGCGGGCCCATCCTCCTGCAGCGCCCGCTCGGTGTCGGCCTCCAGGAGCTCGACCTGGCGCGCATAGCGCAGCACCACGGCACCGGCGGGCGTGAGCAGCACCGGGCTGGTGCGCTGCACAAGCACCCGGCCGGAGGACTGCTCCATGGCCTTGACCCGCTGGGAGACGGCCGACGCCGTCACGTGCAGGCGGCGGGCGGCCTTCTCGAAGGTACCGTCCTCGATCAGGGCGCGCAGGGTCTCCAGTTGGTCGAGCGTGAAGCGTTGCATTAGTTCAGCTTATGCATAATGAGAAAGCGTAGCTAGACTGCACGGGCTCGGGTCTCTACCGTGGACCCATGACCCCCGCGACGACACTCCTGCCCGCACTGCTGGGCCTGGCGACGGGGCTCTCCCTGATCATCGCGATCGGCGCCCAGAACGCGTTCGTGCTGCGACTGGGCATCGAGGGGCGCACCCGGGTGATCCTGCCGGTGGTGCTGATCTGCGCCGTGTCCGATGCGGCGCTGATCCTGGCCGGGGTGCTGGGCATGGGCGCCCTGGTCGCGGCGGCGCCGGTGGCCATGGTCGTGGTGCGTATCGTCGGCGCGGCGTTCCTGGTGGGTTACGGACTGTGGGCGGCCCGCCGCGCCATTCGGCCGGGCGCCCTCCTGGTGACCGGCTCCCCCGGTGCCACCGGGCTGGGGGCCGCCGTGGGCACGGTTCTCGCGCTCACCTGGCTCAACCCGCACGTGTACCTGGACACCGTGGTGCTGCTGGGGTCGGTGGCCTCCCAGCAGGATGCCGCCGAACGCTGGTGGTGGGCCGGCGGCGCCATGACCGCGAGCCTGGTGTGGTTCGCGGCCCTGGGTTTCGGCGCGCGCCTGCTGCGCCCGGTGTTCGCACGCCCAGGGGCCTGGCGCATCCTGGACGGCATCATCGCCGTGGTCATGCTCGCCCTCGGCGCCCGGCTGGCCTTCGACCTTTAGCCCTGGCGCCGTCCCGCCGTGCGTGCGTGGGGACAACGGCTGAAGGGGATTGGCGGAGCCGCGGTACGCTTTTCCCGTGCTCTCCAAGGACCTGATCCGCCTCTACCCCGAGCTGTACCACGTGGCAGCGGATGGCGCGTGGCCGTCGATCGAGCGGCACGGGCTGCTCTCCACGGCAGCGCTTGTCACCCGCTGGGGTGTGCGGCAGGGCGCGCCGCAGGCCGCGATCCTCACCAAGCGGCGCGGCGAGTCGATCGAGCTCGAGCATCCGGACTACGGCACCGCCGTCATCCGGCATCAGAAGGCCATCCACGAGGCGTCGCTGGCCGCGGCGCTGGAGGACCTGTCCCCCGGCGAGTGGTACGCCATGCTCAACGAGCGGGCGTTCTTCTTCCTGCAGAAGACCCGGCTGAACGAACTGTTGGCCGCCCGGTCGTACCGGGACGACGCGCACACCGTGCTCACGGTGGACACCCGCAGCCTGATCACCGCGCACGAGGACGATATCGAGCTCACCAGGGTGAACACGGGCTTCGCGCAGCGGTTCAGCGCCGAGCCGCGCGGCCGGGACAGCTTCCAATCGATCGAGGAGTTCGCGCATCCCACGCGGGCGCACGCCTCGACCAAGGTGGTGGATGTGGCCGAGCTCGCGGTGTACCGCGGGGTGCGCGACATCCGTGAGCACGTCACACGCGTCGAACGGATGCGCGACGGCACCGTGCTCGAGCGCTTCGTCTAGCCGCCGCCGCGGTTCTGCCACTAACTGGTTCCCGTGCGGACAATTGGGCCCGGCGCACCGGGCCCAATTGTCCGCATCGGTAATAGTTATGCGAAGGTGGGGGCGGGGGCGACCGACGGCTCGAGGCCGTTGCGACGGGCGACCTCGCCGAGCCAGCTGGCGCTGGGCTTCGGGGTGCGGGCGAAGGTCTGCTTGTCCCAGGCGATCAGGCCGAAGGTGGGCGTGAAGCCCGAGGCCCACTCGTAGTTGTCCAGCGCCGACCAGTGCAGGTAACCGAGCAGGTCGATGCCGTCCTCGATGCAGGCGTGCAGGCCCTCGAGGGCGCCCTGGGTATAGTCGATGCGGCGGCTGTCGTCCGCGGTGGCGATGCCGTTCTCGGTGACCATGACGGGCACGTGGTCGGTGAGCTCCCACGCGGCGCGCACGCCGATGCCGGCGGCCGGCGGGAAGAACTCCCAGCCGGTGAGCGTGGTCTCCACGTTCTCGGCGACCGGGCGGGGGCCCTCTGGGCCGATGAAGGTGCGGGTGTAGGCCTGCACGCCCACGAAGTCGTCACCCTTCACGTTCTCCAGGTACCAGTCCTCGCGCGGGTGGCCGTACTCGACGAGCTTCTCGGCGGCGCCCTCTTCGTCCACGGCCACGAAGGCCTGGGTGGCAATGGTCCAGCCGGTCTTGAGCCCGCTCACCTGGGAGAGCACCTCGCGAGAGCGCTGGTGCGAGATGAGCAACGCATCCGCCACCTGCAGGTCGGGGTCGGGCAGCCCGTGCGCCACCAGGTTGGCGGCGTATTCTCCGCCGGCCAGCATCGCAGCGATATTGGGCTCGTTGATGGTGCACACGTAGTTGACACCCTCAGCCACGACGGGCAGGGCCAGCTCGGTGTAGCGCGCGAACAGGTCGGCGGCATCCTTCGACCGCCAGAACCCGTCGTTCTCGAACCAGCGCGGCACCGTGAAGTGCATCAGCGTCACGATCGGCTGGATGCCGAACTCGTGGCAGGTGTCGACCATGCGGCGGTAGTGGTCCACGGCCGAACGCGAGGTGAAGCCGCGCTCGGGTTCGATGCGCGCCCACTCGATGCTGAACCTGTAGGAGTCCAGGCCCAGGTCGGCGAGCAGCTTGATGTCGTCGCGGTAGCGGTGGAAGCTGTCGGCGGCGTCCCCGGAGGGTTCGACCATGGTCGTGCCCTGGGCATGCTCCTTGGGCCACCAGTTGCTGTTGACGTTGTTGCCCTCGATCTGGTGGGCGGCCGTGGCGGCGCCCCACAGGAAGCCTTGGGGGAAAGTGAGCATGGAGTATCTCCTTGGGGTAGCGATGGTGCGGTGTTCGTAGTCGAGGTGGTGAAGAGAGAACAATCAGCTGGTGGATGCCCAGAACTCGTCGAGCATCGCGGCCGTGAAGCCCGGGTTGTCGAGGTTGGGCAGGTGACCGGCCTGCGGGATCACCCGGTACACGGCGCCGAGCTGCTCGGCCATGAGCTTCTGAGACGGGATGGGCCAGGCGTCGTCGGTGTCGCCGTGGGCGACGAGGGTCGGCACCCGGGTGGCCCGCACGTCGGCGGTGGAGTCCGGGGTGGACTGGAGGATGCGGATGCCGCCGAGAATGTTGTCGACCGAGGAGGCGATCAGGCGGTCGCGCACGAACTCGTCGTCGGCGGTGAGCGGGCTGCCCACCGGGTGGTCGAGTGCCCAGACGGCCAGGGTGCCGTGTTCGGCCACCAACTCGGCCTCGTCCTCGTGCGCACCCGCGCGGCCGCCGGGGCCGGAGCAGAGCATGGTCAGGTCGGTGAACAGCGCCGGCCCATCCTTCGGGGAAACACTGCGCAGCAGCGCGGCCCGGGCGACGAGGCCGCCCAGGCTGTGGCCCACCAGGTGCACCGGGCCGCCCGCGCCGATGGCGTGGGCGACCGTGACGGCATCCGCCGCGAAGTCGTCAAGCCGGTAGCTCTCGATGCCCACGGGCGCGGCGGAGTCGGCCTGGCCGCGCTGGCTGTAGCTCACGACCTCCCAGCCGTGCGCCGCGATCAGCGGCAGCAGCAGCCGGAAGTCCTCCTTGGAGCCGGTGAAGCCCGGCACCAGCAGTGCCACGCCACGGCTCGGGCACTGCGGCCGCACCCGGAACGCCGTGAGCGGGCCCGCCGCGGTGTGGATGCTGAAGTGCTCGAGCTCCGGGGCCAGGGCCAGGGCGCCGAACGCGGCCGTCACGCGACGACCTTGCGCGGGTTGGGGATCGCGTCCAGCAGCCGGATCGTGTAGTCGTCCTGCGGGTTCTGCAGCACGTCGGCGGTGACGCCGCGCTCCACCACCGCTCCCCCGTTGAGCACCATGATGTTGTCGGTGACCACGCGGGCCGAGAGCAGGTCGTGGGTGATGTAGAGCAGGCTCACCCCCCACTGTTCGCGCAGGTCTTCGAGCAGGGCCAGCACCCCGGCGCGCAGCGACACGTCGAGCATCGAGACCGGTTCGTCGGCGATGATCACCTGCGGGTCGCTGGCCAGCGCCCGGGCGATCACCACACGCTGGCGCTGCCCGCCGGAGAGCTGGTGCGGCAGCTTGGCCGCGAACTCCTCCACCGGGCCGAGGCCCACGATGTCGAGCAGTTCCAGCACCCGGCGTCGCGCGTCGGTACCGGTCAGTCCGGTAAAGTTGATCACCGGGCGGGTGAGCGTGTATTCCACGGTGTGCAACGGGTTCAGCGCGGAGTACGGGTCCTGGAAGACCATCTGCACGTCACGGTGCAGCCGGCGGAAGTGCCGGCGGTCCAGCGTTCCCACGTCGAGGTCGCCGAAGCGGATGCTGCCGCCGGTGGGCTTCTCGACCGCAGTGATGAGCTTGGCGATGGTGGACTTGCCCGAGCCGGAGGCCCCGACCAGGGCCAGTGCGGCGCCGGGTTCGAGGGTGAACGAGACGTTGTCCACGGCGCGCACGGGGGCCTCGCCGCGGCGCGGGGCCGGGTAGATCTTCGAGACGTTGTCGACGATGATGGCGTGCTGGTCGGTGCGCCGGGTGCGCGGCGAGACCGTGGGTGTGTGGGTGGCGGCCTCGGTCCGCAAAGCCCCCTCGTTCTGGCGTTGCTGCCGGTCGGCGAAACCGGGCAGCTCCACCACCTCGGCGCGCGGGTCGGCGTAGTGCGAGAGCAGCATCCGGGTGTACGGGGCCTCCGGGTTTTCCAGGATCTGCCGGGCCGGGGCATCCTCGACGATGCGGCCCTCGTGCATGACCATCACCCGCTGGGCGGATTCGAGCACGATGCCCAGGTCGTGGCTGATCAGGATGGCGGTGAAGTTCTCGCTCTTCTGCAGCTCGATGATGGTGTTCATCACGGCGTGCTGCACCAACACATCCAAGGCCGTGGTGGGCTCGTCGAAGACCATCAGCTCGGGTTCGAGCGACAGGGCCAGCGCGATCGAGACCCGCTGCCGCATGCCGCCGGAGAGCTCACCCGGGAACCTGTCAAGCACCTGCGGGGTCAGTTCGACCTTGCCGATCAGCTCGGTGGCCCGAGCCGTCCAGTGGCTTCTCTCGACGTGGCCGTGGGCGCGGAAGATGTCGACGAAGTGGTTGCGGATGCTGCGCACCGGGTTGAGCGCGTTCATGCCGGACTGCAGCACCATG encodes the following:
- a CDS encoding ABC transporter ATP-binding protein encodes the protein MTPAPFRQTPPAANTTLLEVHDLSVHYGYGAGATKAVQNVSFRLAHGEFVGLVGESGSGKSTLGFALTGLSKPPAHIEKGRILFGGKDIASLDAEQLREQRHGGIAMVLQSGMNALNPVRSIRNHFVDIFRAHGHVERSHWTARATELIGKVELTPQVLDRFPGELSGGMRQRVSIALALSLEPELMVFDEPTTALDVLVQHAVMNTIIELQKSENFTAILISHDLGIVLESAQRVMVMHEGRIVEDAPARQILENPEAPYTRMLLSHYADPRAEVVELPGFADRQQRQNEGALRTEAATHTPTVSPRTRRTDQHAIIVDNVSKIYPAPRRGEAPVRAVDNVSFTLEPGAALALVGASGSGKSTIAKLITAVEKPTGGSIRFGDLDVGTLDRRHFRRLHRDVQMVFQDPYSALNPLHTVEYTLTRPVINFTGLTGTDARRRVLELLDIVGLGPVEEFAAKLPHQLSGGQRQRVVIARALASDPQVIIADEPVSMLDVSLRAGVLALLEDLREQWGVSLLYITHDLLSARVVTDNIMVLNGGAVVERGVTADVLQNPQDDYTIRLLDAIPNPRKVVA
- a CDS encoding zf-HC2 domain-containing protein, which translates into the protein MTSTPDGFRDWDAAYVLGALNTEDRRDFERHLPTCPACAAAVAELAGLPGILAVLPAADAVALTGTPADPSGGALPLSSSPDGGLPGSTADEHLRAAMHQPQLRRLAGAAARRTRRTRIRLALAGTAAAAVLLLGGALLGAALTAPSTLQAGPAASAPPASTPTDSAPTDSAPTDSTPTATRVVAMEPVQAGALTADLSITDTDWGTRFDWSCVYLNELWKYNSPQNYDMVMTDLAGTSTVLATWTATSPSTENLAASTDLPLDQIRSVEIRASSSGTPLAHSDL
- a CDS encoding alpha/beta fold hydrolase: MTAAFGALALAPELEHFSIHTAAGPLTAFRVRPQCPSRGVALLVPGFTGSKEDFRLLLPLIAAHGWEVVSYSQRGQADSAAPVGIESYRLDDFAADAVTVAHAIGAGGPVHLVGHSLGGLVARAALLRSVSPKDGPALFTDLTMLCSGPGGRAGAHEDEAELVAEHGTLAVWALDHPVGSPLTADDEFVRDRLIASSVDNILGGIRILQSTPDSTADVRATRVPTLVAHGDTDDAWPIPSQKLMAEQLGAVYRVIPQAGHLPNLDNPGFTAAMLDEFWASTS
- a CDS encoding glycoside hydrolase family 1 protein, with protein sequence MLTFPQGFLWGAATAAHQIEGNNVNSNWWPKEHAQGTTMVEPSGDAADSFHRYRDDIKLLADLGLDSYRFSIEWARIEPERGFTSRSAVDHYRRMVDTCHEFGIQPIVTLMHFTVPRWFENDGFWRSKDAADLFARYTELALPVVAEGVNYVCTINEPNIAAMLAGGEYAANLVAHGLPDPDLQVADALLISHQRSREVLSQVSGLKTGWTIATQAFVAVDEEGAAEKLVEYGHPREDWYLENVKGDDFVGVQAYTRTFIGPEGPRPVAENVETTLTGWEFFPPAAGIGVRAAWELTDHVPVMVTENGIATADDSRRIDYTQGALEGLHACIEDGIDLLGYLHWSALDNYEWASGFTPTFGLIAWDKQTFARTPKPSASWLGEVARRNGLEPSVAPAPTFA
- a CDS encoding LysR family transcriptional regulator ArgP produces the protein MQRFTLDQLETLRALIEDGTFEKAARRLHVTASAVSQRVKAMEQSSGRVLVQRTSPVLLTPAGAVVLRYARQVELLEADTERALQEDGPADRPVLISLAVNADSLATWFLGALAGVAADLDLTFDLHREDQEHTISLLRSGAVMAAVTSNRDSIQGRVTEPLGRMRYRAVATPAFVRRWLPTGLDALSAAPVVTFDRNDDLQDAFLRAHAGRPGEAPRHFIPTSHDFARAVLLGLGWGVLPEQQCLAEIADGSLVELAAAHPVDVPLYWQRWNLSSPLLDAVSAAVRAEASRELRPLPG
- a CDS encoding LysE/ArgO family amino acid transporter, with protein sequence MTPATTLLPALLGLATGLSLIIAIGAQNAFVLRLGIEGRTRVILPVVLICAVSDAALILAGVLGMGALVAAAPVAMVVVRIVGAAFLVGYGLWAARRAIRPGALLVTGSPGATGLGAAVGTVLALTWLNPHVYLDTVVLLGSVASQQDAAERWWWAGGAMTASLVWFAALGFGARLLRPVFARPGAWRILDGIIAVVMLALGARLAFDL